The genome window ATGCGGATGTGCTACCTGCTCCTCGAAAAGTGTTTCTGAAAAATTTCCCTTGCTGTCGCGGCAACCAAAATAGCCGGTACCAATCTGCCAGATCAGATCGCCACCACCTTCTATATGGAACGGGCTTACACCACCTTCGCCGGTGTTATGCGCAAAACCACCTAATTTGGCCCCGCCGCTCAGCGCCATAACAGCTGTTTTACTCAACGAACCATAGCTCATAGCAGAGATATTGTAAATACTGGCACTATATGGCTGCTGACAACGACTACTGCCTACCGTTACACGTAAATCTTCTTCTTTTACATGTACCGGAAACATGGTATGCGCGATCCACTCAAAACCATTTTCCTGGCTATCGGCTTGCATGCCGAACGGTACCGTCTGGCGCACGTTTTTGGCGCGCTGGTAAACTATAGAGCGTTGCCGGCGGCTGAATGGCTTTCCATCCAGGTCAGACTCGAAGAAATACTGGCGCAGCTCCGGGCGAATACTCTCGAAAAAGTAGCGCAGATAGCCCAGCAATGGGTAATTGCGCAGTATAGAATGTTTTCCTTGCCGAATATTCCGGTGGTAGATAACGTGTAATGGCACAACTAAAACAAGCAGCCATAAAAAGGAAATATCCTGGTAACCCAGGTATAAAGTGAGCGCATAACTGGCAGCAAAAACAACTGCAAGCAATTGTCTTACGCTAAGTTTAGTTAACATATCTGTAAACAAAAATGAAATAAAATAGGAAAAACAGGTAGCGCAAACAGCTGCAGACAACTATAGGCTGCAAACATAATTTACACTAAAAGCACGTGTGGTCGGGGCCGGAGAGGTTTTCCGGCTTACTTGTTAAAGTCCTTAGGAACTGAGAAAAAGTTAAGGCAGTATCCGTTAAGCACATCGCTTAGGGAGAGGTGATGCGAAGCTGCGACAAAGCCAGTGAGTGGCATTGATAAAATAGCTATGTATTTATGGTGTGGCAGCACGGTCAGTTAATTATGATTCAAAGTAAGCGGTTATAAAATTGGAAAACAACTTTGCCTTGTATACGCTGCTTTACCTATATATTGTTTCAGCTAATTATTCAGCTTAGTTCAGGTACCTGATGCTCAGGTAGTATAGATGTTACTTCTATGTAATGTCCGCCTATACTTTCTGTTCTTTGGTGGCAGGCTTCTATAATTAGTTCAGCTGTAGTAAGCAGGTTTATAAGTTCGTAATACAAAAGAGAGAACACCCTGATCTGTTCTGCTTCAAGCTTAATTTCTGAAAGCTTACGCCTGGCAGCTTCCAATCCTCTTCGGGTACGTACAATGCCAGTGTGTTCCCACACCATTGCCTGCAACTCAGCCTTTAATCGCAGCAGTTCCGCAGCATTATCGTAGCCCGGTAAACTATAGGTCAGGCTCTTAAAGGATGTAAAGTAATGTAACGCAGAAGAGGAAGTTACATGAACGGCAGCCGCTTTGCCAAATACCACACCTTCCAGCAGTGAGTTACTGGCCAGCCTGTTTGCACCGTGCACGCCGGTGCAGGCCACCTCTCCTACAGCATATAAGCCGGATATTGATGTTTGCCCGTGCAGGTCTGTTGCTATGCCACCACACTGGTAGTGTGCCGCCGGAACTACAGGTATAAACTCCACAGCAGCATCGATGCCTATACTTTTACATTTGGTGTAGATGAAAGGAAAATTCTTCTGTAACCTGCCTTCGGGTAAACGGGTGGCATCTAAGTATAAACAGGGCGAATGATGCAGGTGTATTTGTTCGTACACAGCTCGGGCAACTATATCGCGCGGCGCCAGTGAGCCCAACGGATGGTATTGTTGCATGAAGGCAGTACCATCCGGCAAAACCAGTTCTGCACCAGCGCCGCGCAATGCCTCACTTATCAGGAATGTATCTTTAGAATCAGGATCGTAAAGAGCTGTCGGGTGAAACTGGAAAAACTCCATATTCCGGATTGT of Pontibacter deserti contains these proteins:
- the nadB gene encoding L-aspartate oxidase is translated as METLNYDFVVLGSGIAGLTFALEAAAHGKVLVLCKAAITETNTAYAQGGIAAVLSNIDSFEQHVQDTLTAGAGLCDETAVRFMVERAPESIKWLQLQSVQFDTAPDETIALGLEGGHCQHRIAHVKDHTGLSIQQALSKAAFQHPNITIAEYHLGIDLLTQSINQEKVCYGVQALDLVSGNYKAILAKAIVLATGGSGQVYQYTTNPTIATGDGLAMAYRAGATIRNMEFFQFHPTALYDPDSKDTFLISEALRGAGAELVLPDGTAFMQQYHPLGSLAPRDIVARAVYEQIHLHHSPCLYLDATRLPEGRLQKNFPFIYTKCKSIGIDAAVEFIPVVPAAHYQCGGIATDLHGQTSISGLYAVGEVACTGVHGANRLASNSLLEGVVFGKAAAVHVTSSSALHYFTSFKSLTYSLPGYDNAAELLRLKAELQAMVWEHTGIVRTRRGLEAARRKLSEIKLEAEQIRVFSLLYYELINLLTTAELIIEACHQRTESIGGHYIEVTSILPEHQVPELS